A window of the Bacteroides thetaiotaomicron VPI-5482 genome harbors these coding sequences:
- a CDS encoding aldo/keto reductase gives MDKDKDMSRRRFLKMAALTGAAMCVGPTLNKVTAAERVWMGKQQVANNIPAGMAAVRTRRTLGHGNTAFTVSAMGYGCMGLNHNRSQYPSREKEIALVHEAVERGVTLFDTAESYGYHINEKLVGEALKGYTDRVFVSSKFGHKFVNGVQIKTEEDSTPANIRRVCENSLRNLGVETLGMFYQHRIDPNTPIEAVAETCSKLIKEGKILHWGMCEVNVDTIRRAHKICPVTAIQSEYHLMHRMVETNGVLELCEDLGIGFVPYSPLNRGFLGGMINEYTKFDVTNDNRQTLPRFQPEAIRANYRIVEVLNAFGRTRGITPAQIALAWLMNKKPFIVPIPGTTKLSHLEENLRACDIRFTAEEIEELETAVAAIPVVGSRYDALQESKIPK, from the coding sequence ATGGATAAAGACAAGGATATGAGCCGCCGGAGATTCCTTAAAATGGCGGCATTGACAGGAGCTGCCATGTGTGTCGGGCCTACCTTGAACAAGGTAACGGCAGCAGAACGGGTATGGATGGGGAAACAACAAGTTGCAAACAACATCCCTGCAGGCATGGCGGCGGTGCGCACTCGGCGAACATTGGGACACGGAAATACGGCATTCACTGTTTCTGCAATGGGATATGGCTGTATGGGCTTGAACCATAACCGCAGCCAGTACCCGAGCAGGGAAAAAGAAATCGCCCTGGTGCATGAAGCTGTTGAACGTGGGGTGACCCTTTTCGATACAGCCGAAAGCTACGGCTACCACATCAATGAAAAATTGGTCGGCGAAGCCTTGAAAGGATATACCGACCGGGTATTTGTGTCATCGAAGTTCGGACATAAGTTTGTAAACGGTGTGCAGATTAAAACCGAAGAGGACAGCACTCCGGCCAACATCCGCCGGGTTTGTGAAAACTCGTTGCGCAATCTCGGAGTTGAAACATTGGGCATGTTCTACCAGCACCGCATAGACCCGAACACACCGATTGAAGCGGTGGCTGAAACATGCAGCAAACTCATCAAGGAAGGTAAAATCCTGCATTGGGGCATGTGTGAAGTAAACGTTGATACCATCCGCCGTGCGCACAAGATATGTCCGGTTACGGCAATCCAAAGCGAATATCACTTGATGCACCGCATGGTAGAGACGAACGGAGTGTTGGAGCTGTGCGAGGATTTGGGCATCGGTTTCGTTCCATACAGTCCGCTGAACCGTGGTTTTTTGGGCGGTATGATCAATGAATATACCAAGTTTGATGTTACCAACGACAACCGGCAGACCTTGCCACGCTTCCAGCCCGAAGCCATACGCGCCAACTATCGTATTGTGGAAGTTCTTAACGCTTTCGGCCGTACAAGAGGCATTACCCCGGCACAGATAGCTTTGGCCTGGCTGATGAACAAGAAGCCTTTTATCGTGCCTATTCCGGGCACCACCAAACTCTCTCATCTAGAAGAGAACCTTCGTGCCTGCGACATCCGTTTCACGGCAGAAGAGATAGAAGAACTGGAAACAGCCGTAGCTGCCATTCCTGTGGTGGGTAGCCGCTACGATGCCTTGCAGGAGTCTAAAATCCCAAAATAA
- a CDS encoding alpha/beta hydrolase produces MKKQIFYMTFIALLSGCNCYKGNILQIEEQGSFAVGGTVLTDSLGHKYHGDHAYVFYQKPVDARKYPLVFAHGVGQFSKTWETTPDGREGFQNIFLRKGFSTYLVDQPRRGNAGRSTEAVTLEPVFDEEEWFNRFRVEIYPDYFEGVQFSRDREVLNQYFRQMTPTIGPLDFDVYSDAYAALFDKIGPAIFVTHSQGGPVGWFTLLKTKNIKAIVAYEPGGSVPFPTGQVPEEGKVLTRSKKTEGIEVPMAVFKRYMEIPIIIYYGDNLPETDEHPELYEWTRRLHLMRKWAEMLNKLGGDVTVIHLPDVGLHGNTHFPMSDLNNVEVADLLSKWLYEKQLDR; encoded by the coding sequence ATGAAGAAACAGATATTTTACATGACGTTCATCGCTTTACTGTCGGGCTGTAATTGTTACAAAGGGAATATTCTGCAAATAGAGGAACAAGGCAGTTTTGCCGTAGGTGGCACCGTACTGACCGATTCATTGGGACACAAATACCACGGCGACCATGCTTATGTATTTTATCAGAAACCGGTTGATGCACGGAAATATCCGCTTGTTTTTGCACATGGTGTCGGCCAGTTTTCCAAAACATGGGAGACCACTCCTGACGGACGCGAAGGGTTTCAGAATATATTTCTTCGCAAAGGTTTCTCCACCTATCTTGTCGACCAGCCTCGCCGGGGAAATGCCGGACGGAGTACGGAAGCTGTCACACTGGAACCGGTATTCGATGAAGAAGAATGGTTCAACCGTTTCCGTGTGGAAATCTATCCTGATTATTTCGAGGGTGTACAGTTCAGTCGCGACCGGGAAGTCTTAAACCAGTACTTCCGGCAGATGACGCCGACCATCGGACCTTTGGACTTCGATGTCTATTCCGATGCCTATGCTGCTCTTTTTGACAAAATCGGTCCGGCCATATTTGTCACTCATTCACAAGGCGGTCCGGTGGGTTGGTTTACTTTGCTCAAAACGAAGAACATCAAAGCCATTGTAGCATACGAACCCGGTGGAAGTGTACCCTTCCCAACCGGTCAAGTTCCCGAAGAAGGCAAAGTCTTGACACGGTCTAAAAAAACAGAAGGAATAGAAGTCCCTATGGCAGTTTTCAAGAGATACATGGAAATTCCCATCATCATTTACTATGGGGATAACCTGCCCGAAACAGACGAACATCCGGAACTTTACGAATGGACACGCCGTCTGCATCTCATGCGCAAGTGGGCCGAAATGCTCAATAAGCTGGGCGGTGACGTGACGGTCATTCATCTGCCCGATGTCGGTCTGCATGGGAATACGCACTTCCCGATGTCGGATTTGAACAATGTGGAAGTAGCTGACCTGCTGTCGAAGTGGCTGTATGAGAAACAGCTGGACAGATAG
- a CDS encoding PPC domain-containing DNA-binding protein — translation MVRLIKTETVISVLMGHFIKKLLFILLFVGVLIAPANAQNEKNMYSYKKIGNKYIVSINNHTEIVKALNAFCKEKGILSGSINGIGAIGELTLRFFNPKTKAYDDKTFREQMEISNLTGNISSMNEQVYLHLHITVGRSDYSALAGHLLSAIQNGAGEFVVEDYSERISRTYNPDLGLNIYDFER, via the coding sequence ATGGTAAGATTAATCAAAACAGAGACAGTCATAAGTGTACTGATGGGGCATTTTATAAAGAAATTATTGTTTATCTTGCTGTTTGTCGGGGTACTGATTGCTCCGGCAAACGCACAAAACGAAAAGAATATGTATTCGTACAAGAAAATTGGCAACAAGTATATTGTCAGCATTAACAATCATACTGAAATTGTGAAAGCCCTGAATGCTTTCTGCAAGGAGAAAGGAATTCTGTCGGGTTCTATCAACGGGATTGGTGCTATCGGAGAGCTGACCCTCCGTTTCTTCAATCCCAAGACAAAAGCATATGATGATAAGACATTCCGGGAGCAAATGGAAATATCCAACCTTACAGGGAATATATCATCTATGAATGAGCAGGTATATCTTCATTTGCATATAACCGTCGGCAGGAGCGACTATTCCGCTTTAGCCGGACATCTACTTTCCGCAATACAGAATGGTGCAGGGGAGTTCGTGGTGGAAGATTATAGCGAGCGGATAAGTCGCACATATAATCCAGATTTAGGCCTGAATATATACGATTTTGAAAGATAG
- a CDS encoding RagB/SusD family nutrient uptake outer membrane protein, which yields MKRYINILMVALATMMTSCLTEDPRDQLYEEDIYNNANNIYINAVAVLYNYIGGSADSEGLQGTCRGIYDYNTLTTDEAMIPIRGGDWYDGGLWTNMYQHKWSPNDLPLYNTWKYLYKVVVLSNKSLHIIDKYSHNLSEEQRVAYEAEVRALRALFYYYIMDMYGRVPIVTSYEQPQDEVVQSERSEVFRFIVNELQEVAELLPNERSNKMGNYYGRITTPVANFLLAKLALNAEIYCDDNWTDGVPRNGKEIFFTVDGEKLNAWQTCIKYCNKLAEVGYRLEDDYSYNFSVHNENSNENIFTIPLDKNLYAAQFWYLFRSRHYNHGGALGGSSENGTSANISTVLANGYGTDDVDARFEKNFYAGIVEVDGKPVMMDNGQQLEYFPLELKLNLTGSSYVKTAGARMAKYEVDRTSHSDGRQPDNDIVLFRYADALLMKSEAKVRNGEDGSLELNEVRGRVGMPYREATLENILKERLLELVWEGWRRQDMVRFGVYHKSYDQRVQLADEKNGYTTVFPIPQKSIDLNPKLKQNVGYK from the coding sequence ATGAAAAGATATATAAACATATTGATGGTTGCTTTGGCAACGATGATGACCTCTTGTCTTACTGAAGACCCTAGAGATCAACTTTATGAAGAAGACATTTACAACAATGCCAACAACATATATATTAATGCAGTGGCTGTGCTCTACAATTACATTGGTGGCAGTGCAGACAGTGAGGGTTTACAGGGGACCTGTCGTGGGATTTATGACTATAACACACTTACTACAGACGAAGCCATGATACCTATTCGTGGTGGCGACTGGTACGATGGAGGTTTGTGGACGAATATGTATCAGCATAAGTGGAGTCCTAATGATTTACCACTCTACAATACTTGGAAATACCTCTACAAGGTTGTTGTGTTATCGAACAAATCTCTGCATATCATCGATAAGTATAGCCATAACCTATCTGAGGAGCAGAGAGTGGCCTACGAAGCTGAGGTGCGAGCTCTGAGAGCACTTTTCTACTACTACATTATGGATATGTATGGCAGAGTGCCCATCGTAACATCCTATGAACAACCGCAGGATGAAGTTGTGCAGAGCGAGCGTAGCGAGGTTTTCCGTTTTATCGTGAATGAGTTGCAGGAGGTTGCCGAGTTGTTGCCAAATGAGCGTAGTAATAAGATGGGTAACTACTATGGTCGTATAACAACACCTGTAGCTAATTTCCTTTTGGCTAAGTTGGCTCTTAATGCCGAGATATATTGTGATGATAATTGGACTGATGGCGTTCCACGGAACGGTAAAGAGATATTTTTCACCGTCGATGGTGAGAAACTCAACGCTTGGCAGACCTGTATCAAATATTGCAATAAACTTGCCGAGGTAGGTTATCGGTTGGAGGACGATTATAGCTATAATTTCTCTGTGCATAACGAGAACTCCAACGAAAACATATTCACCATTCCGTTGGATAAGAACCTCTATGCTGCGCAGTTCTGGTATCTCTTCCGATCACGACACTACAACCATGGCGGTGCGTTGGGTGGCTCATCGGAAAATGGTACCAGTGCCAATATCTCAACAGTCTTAGCCAACGGATACGGCACAGATGATGTAGATGCTCGCTTTGAAAAGAACTTCTATGCCGGCATCGTAGAGGTTGATGGAAAGCCTGTAATGATGGACAATGGACAGCAGTTGGAGTATTTCCCATTGGAGCTAAAGTTGAATCTTACGGGAAGCTCCTATGTCAAGACAGCTGGTGCTCGTATGGCAAAATATGAGGTTGATAGGACCTCACATTCCGACGGTAGACAACCGGATAACGACATCGTGCTATTCCGCTATGCCGATGCTCTCCTGATGAAGTCCGAGGCAAAGGTACGTAATGGTGAGGATGGCTCGTTGGAGTTGAACGAAGTCCGAGGTCGTGTTGGTATGCCATATCGAGAAGCTACGCTTGAGAACATATTGAAAGAGCGTTTGTTGGAGTTAGTATGGGAAGGCTGGCGACGACAAGATATGGTGCGTTTTGGAGTTTATCACAAATCATACGATCAGCGAGTCCAACTGGCTGATGAGAAAAATGGGTATACCACAGTTTTTCCTATTCCACAAAAAAGTATAGACTTGAACCCAAAATTGAAACAAAATGTTGGATATAAATAA
- a CDS encoding Crp/Fnr family transcriptional regulator — protein sequence MSIQFDIAKQIIAETCPNRKLKLENIRLFADIIQPKKYQKGDIILNEGDICNCLFYIEKGFIRQHYLKHDKDVIEHLACEKNVVWCIDSYFNREPTHLMMDAVENSVLWEIPRDIMEEYGK from the coding sequence ATGAGTATTCAATTTGACATTGCAAAACAGATTATAGCTGAAACATGCCCTAATCGCAAACTTAAGTTGGAGAATATTCGCCTTTTTGCAGATATTATTCAGCCTAAGAAATATCAAAAAGGTGATATAATTCTAAATGAAGGTGATATCTGTAATTGCCTATTTTATATAGAAAAGGGATTTATTAGACAGCACTACCTAAAGCATGATAAGGATGTGATAGAACATTTAGCATGTGAAAAAAATGTTGTCTGGTGTATTGACAGCTATTTTAACCGAGAGCCAACACATCTTATGATGGATGCTGTAGAAAACAGTGTTTTATGGGAAATTCCGCGTGATATAATGGAAGAATATGGAAAATAA
- a CDS encoding flavodoxin encodes MIVYFSWSGHTQTVANIIHELIGCDMVEIEPEEPYSDEYNEVVDRFKNERDNHILPALRTKVENMDDYDTLIIGSPIWGGLLSSPVKSFLSGYDLSGKKILPFCTHGGSGTAQSVDNIRKLCPHAEILLFMAVKLQTLGMK; translated from the coding sequence TTGATAGTCTATTTCTCATGGAGCGGACATACGCAAACTGTAGCCAACATTATCCATGAACTTATTGGATGCGACATGGTGGAGATTGAACCGGAAGAACCCTATTCTGATGAATATAATGAAGTGGTTGACCGTTTCAAAAATGAAAGAGACAATCATATTCTTCCAGCTCTGCGTACAAAAGTAGAGAATATGGATGATTATGATACATTGATTATCGGTAGTCCTATTTGGGGTGGTCTTCTGTCTTCTCCTGTAAAAAGTTTCCTGTCCGGTTATGATTTGTCCGGGAAAAAGATACTCCCATTCTGTACACATGGAGGAAGCGGAACAGCACAAAGTGTGGATAATATCCGCAAACTATGTCCCCATGCTGAAATATTGCTGTTTATGGCAGTCAAACTGCAAACTCTCGGAATGAAGTGA